A stretch of the Nitratireductor thuwali genome encodes the following:
- a CDS encoding sarcosine oxidase subunit beta family protein, which produces MAEYSALSLLKNAFSGNRGWKPAWRKASPKPAYDVIVVGGGGHGLATAYYLAAEHGIRKVAVLEKGWLGSGNIGRNTTIVRSNYLLPESIRFYDHSVRLWENLSHELNYNVMFSQRGVLNLAHSPAQADDYIRRGNAMRHEGGDGVWLSPAQIARYAPGVDISPSARFPVVGGLLQPRAGTARHDAVAWGYARAADRLGVDIIENCEVTGFLRDGDQIAGVSTSRGDIRGKKVAVAVAGSTGRVMKLAGIENLPIESHVLQAFVSESIKPFVDCVVTFGAGHLYMSQSDKGGLVFGGSLDLYNSYAQRGNLPLVEEVMSEMTAMFPAVARLRLLRSWGGVMDMSMDGSPIITKGPLPGMYLNCGWCYGGFKATPASGYSFAWTIAKDEPHPINAPFTLSRFERGVIIDEKGQGPTPKLH; this is translated from the coding sequence ATGGCTGAATATTCGGCACTTTCTCTCCTGAAAAACGCCTTCTCCGGCAATCGCGGCTGGAAACCGGCCTGGCGCAAGGCAAGCCCGAAGCCGGCCTATGACGTGATCGTCGTGGGCGGCGGCGGACACGGCCTTGCCACGGCCTACTACCTTGCCGCCGAGCACGGCATCCGCAAGGTCGCCGTACTGGAGAAGGGCTGGCTCGGCTCCGGCAATATCGGCCGCAACACCACCATCGTCCGGTCAAACTATCTCCTGCCCGAATCCATCCGCTTCTACGATCATTCGGTGAGGCTGTGGGAAAACCTTTCCCACGAGTTGAACTACAACGTCATGTTCTCCCAGCGCGGCGTGCTCAACCTTGCCCATTCGCCGGCTCAGGCCGACGATTATATCCGCCGTGGCAACGCGATGCGCCACGAGGGCGGCGACGGGGTGTGGTTGTCGCCGGCGCAGATCGCCCGATATGCGCCTGGCGTCGACATCTCGCCGTCGGCACGCTTTCCCGTTGTCGGCGGCCTGCTTCAACCGCGCGCCGGCACGGCCCGGCATGACGCCGTGGCTTGGGGTTATGCGCGCGCTGCCGACCGGCTGGGCGTCGACATCATCGAGAACTGCGAGGTGACCGGGTTCCTGCGCGATGGCGATCAGATCGCCGGTGTCTCCACCTCGCGCGGCGACATACGGGGAAAGAAGGTGGCGGTGGCGGTCGCCGGCAGCACCGGCCGCGTGATGAAGCTCGCCGGCATTGAGAACCTGCCCATCGAAAGCCATGTGCTTCAAGCTTTTGTCTCCGAATCCATCAAGCCGTTTGTCGATTGCGTCGTCACCTTCGGCGCCGGCCACCTCTACATGTCCCAGTCCGACAAGGGCGGTCTCGTCTTCGGCGGCAGCCTCGACCTTTACAACTCCTATGCCCAGCGCGGAAATCTGCCCTTGGTCGAGGAAGTCATGAGCGAAATGACGGCCATGTTCCCCGCTGTCGCAAGGCTGCGCCTGCTGCGTTCGTGGGGCGGCGTCATGGACATGTCGATGGACGGCTCGCCGATCATCACAAAGGGACCGCTGCCGGGCATGTATCTCAATTGCGGCTGGTGCTATGGCGGCTTCAAGGCCACACCGGCCTCAGGCTATTCCTTCGCCTGGACCATTGCCAAGGACGAGCCGCACCCGATCAACGCGCCCTTCACCCTCAGCCGGTTCGAGCGCGGCGTCATCATCGACGAAAAGGGCCAGGGGCCCACGCCGAAGCTGCATTGA
- a CDS encoding pyridoxal phosphate-dependent aminotransferase, whose translation MPTPSKRITGITPSGKDGWEVHFAAMRKKLAGEPILMLSVGDHDFDTPAGTVEACVAAIRGGYHHYIQLPGLPRLREGMARLSTECTGVDTTPDEIIVTQGGQGALFAVCQGVLDPGDHAIMISPYYATYPGTVRAAGASFTEVDAKAESGFEPDIAAIEAAVRPETRLLMINSPNNPTGAVYSRQTLEGIAEICRRHDLWLLSDEVYWTIRADAEHVSPRALAGMKERTLVVNSLSKSHGMTGWRVGWLTGPAEMVRHLINLNLVSSYGLADFVSRAAIEAVENGHGVREIAERYGRRRAAFLESITGLGDLKIRGSEGGMYVMLDISAVDPDCEAFAWRLLEDEKVAVMPGTSFGPSAAGHIRVSMCQTEETLREAAQRLRRFVARAAGARPTAVA comes from the coding sequence ATGCCCACGCCTTCAAAACGCATCACCGGCATCACGCCTTCGGGAAAAGACGGCTGGGAAGTGCACTTTGCCGCCATGCGCAAGAAGCTGGCGGGCGAGCCGATATTGATGCTGTCGGTTGGCGACCACGACTTCGATACGCCCGCAGGAACCGTCGAAGCCTGCGTGGCAGCCATACGCGGCGGCTACCACCACTATATCCAGCTGCCGGGCCTGCCCCGCCTGCGCGAGGGCATGGCGCGGCTTTCCACCGAATGCACGGGCGTAGACACGACGCCCGATGAAATAATCGTCACCCAGGGCGGCCAGGGCGCGCTGTTCGCCGTCTGCCAGGGCGTGCTTGACCCCGGCGACCACGCCATCATGATCTCGCCCTACTATGCCACCTATCCGGGCACCGTGCGCGCGGCCGGAGCAAGCTTCACCGAGGTCGACGCAAAAGCCGAGAGCGGTTTCGAGCCGGACATCGCCGCCATCGAGGCAGCCGTGCGCCCAGAGACCCGCCTCCTGATGATCAATTCGCCGAACAACCCGACCGGCGCCGTCTATAGCCGCCAAACGCTGGAAGGCATCGCCGAAATCTGCCGCAGGCACGACCTCTGGCTGCTGTCGGACGAGGTCTACTGGACCATCCGCGCCGATGCCGAACATGTCTCGCCGCGGGCGCTCGCGGGGATGAAGGAGCGAACGCTGGTTGTCAATTCACTGTCCAAGAGCCACGGCATGACGGGCTGGCGCGTCGGCTGGCTCACGGGGCCGGCCGAGATGGTGCGGCATCTGATCAACCTGAATCTCGTCTCCAGCTACGGCCTTGCCGACTTCGTCTCCCGCGCGGCGATAGAAGCCGTGGAGAACGGCCATGGCGTGAGGGAGATCGCAGAGCGATACGGTCGCCGGCGCGCAGCATTCCTGGAGTCCATCACCGGCCTCGGCGATCTCAAGATACGCGGCTCGGAAGGCGGCATGTATGTCATGCTCGACATTTCGGCGGTCGACCCCGATTGCGAGGCGTTTGCCTGGCGGCTGCTCGAGGACGAAAAGGTCGCGGTCATGCCGGGCACCAGCTTCGGACCGTCGGCCGCAGGCCACATTCGCGTTTCCATGTGCCAGACGGAAGAGACCTTGCGCGAGGCTGCGCAGCGCCTTCGCCGCTTCGTCGCCCGTGCGGCCGGCGCGCGCCCTACGGCCGTCGCTTGA
- a CDS encoding thiol-disulfide oxidoreductase DCC family protein — MNAVDDKLPYSYRTDPDVPLFEDSSPIVFMDGECALCSRGARLIARFDKAGEFRICPVQSPTGKAVLRHFGLNPSEPDSWLYLVDGRPFTSLDAIMRVGNRIGGAGRLLQVFRFLPRGAQDWLYGKLARSRYRLFGKTDMCALPDPELRARLMH; from the coding sequence ATGAATGCGGTTGACGACAAGCTACCCTATTCATACCGAACCGACCCGGATGTACCTCTTTTCGAGGACAGCAGCCCGATTGTTTTCATGGATGGAGAATGCGCGCTCTGTTCCAGGGGCGCGCGGCTTATCGCGCGTTTCGACAAGGCGGGCGAATTCCGGATATGCCCCGTGCAGTCGCCTACGGGAAAAGCGGTGCTGCGGCATTTCGGCCTGAACCCCTCCGAGCCCGACAGCTGGCTCTACCTGGTGGATGGTCGCCCCTTCACGTCCCTCGATGCCATCATGCGCGTAGGCAATCGTATCGGCGGGGCGGGCCGCCTGCTGCAGGTTTTTCGCTTTCTGCCGCGCGGCGCCCAGGACTGGCTCTATGGCAAACTGGCAAGAAGCCGTTATCGGCTTTTTGGCAAAACGGATATGTGCGCCCTGCCCGATCCTGAACTGCGCGCCCGGTTGATGCACTGA
- a CDS encoding mechanosensitive ion channel family protein has translation MASLSDFVKAFSGCLLLLTVIFCAPALAQSEVSNGFIASQDEKIDEISRQTEKLVAQLREKASDDTGLVQIRVELERLVRELLASGVAFRPRISEINDRLEQLGPERAEGEPAEPELVQRERQRLLDEKAEINALIGEAEALSLQINRTIEQIAQMRRDLFTSALSRRYDITAALSSDVAHEFHTDMGKVYTTVSSWLRFATTFKLRGFLLAVFFSLAAALVLHLAGRRLFGNLIDPDLHDAEPTYLSRLSLALWSTLLPSAAFAIFLGSAYFFLDTFGILRGDISELLWTLFSVAVVVFFVYRLAHGILAPTRENWRLLPVQTGAAGKLCLLVGATAAVTAFDFFMNRLYELFGSQLSLTVATSFLATIIVGVLLILIGSVRPFAGKEGAPPRPWPISFRVAIYGFAAATIIAALFGYIGFSRFLSQQVVVTGAILTTMYIGFLAGGAMAGDGIFAGSAVGRLLSRRFSLDSTTLDQLGLVAGLATNVAVVLVGAPLILFQWGFHWAELTAWTYGIANRVSIGNISFSLVGILTGLLVFIVGYFVARWFQGWLDGRVMARSRLDTGVRNSVRTAVGYAGVVVAALFGVATAGIDLSSLALVASALSVGIGFGLRNILENFVSGLILLVERPFKAGDWIVAGTVSGTVKKISVRATEIETFQRQTVILPNSELINAAVGNWTHKNSLGRVEIPVGVAYGTDVKKVHAILLEIAQNNRLVLKNPEPFVLFAGFGDSSLDFEIRVYLADILAQLEVQNEIRFAIVEAFEREGIEIPFPQRDIHVRSGPVPSGAGASGSDGKEIENEEAQAQNE, from the coding sequence GTGGCCAGCCTGTCGGATTTCGTCAAAGCATTCTCAGGCTGTCTGCTCCTGTTGACCGTCATCTTCTGTGCGCCGGCCCTGGCTCAGTCCGAGGTCAGCAACGGCTTTATCGCCAGCCAGGACGAGAAGATCGATGAGATCTCCCGGCAGACCGAGAAGCTTGTCGCCCAGCTTCGGGAGAAGGCGAGCGACGACACCGGCCTGGTCCAGATTCGCGTGGAACTGGAGAGGCTGGTGCGGGAGCTCCTTGCCAGCGGCGTCGCGTTTCGTCCGCGCATTTCAGAGATCAACGACAGGCTTGAACAGCTGGGACCCGAGCGGGCGGAGGGCGAGCCGGCTGAGCCGGAACTGGTCCAGCGCGAGCGCCAGAGACTGCTCGACGAGAAGGCGGAGATCAACGCGCTGATCGGCGAAGCCGAAGCGCTTTCACTGCAGATCAACCGGACGATAGAGCAGATCGCGCAAATGCGCCGCGACCTGTTCACCAGCGCGCTTTCCAGGCGCTACGACATAACCGCCGCATTGAGCAGCGACGTCGCCCACGAATTCCATACGGATATGGGAAAGGTCTACACGACAGTCTCCTCCTGGCTGCGCTTTGCGACCACGTTCAAGCTGCGGGGCTTTCTGCTGGCGGTGTTCTTCTCGCTGGCGGCAGCCCTGGTGCTGCATCTGGCCGGGCGCAGGCTCTTCGGCAATCTGATCGATCCGGACCTTCATGATGCCGAGCCGACTTATCTAAGCCGCCTTTCGCTCGCCCTGTGGTCGACACTGCTGCCTTCGGCTGCCTTCGCCATCTTCCTGGGTTCGGCCTATTTCTTCCTCGACACGTTCGGGATCCTTCGCGGCGATATTTCCGAGCTGCTTTGGACGCTGTTTTCCGTGGCGGTCGTGGTCTTCTTCGTCTATCGGCTCGCCCACGGCATCCTCGCGCCGACGCGGGAGAACTGGCGGCTTTTGCCGGTCCAAACGGGCGCGGCCGGCAAACTGTGCCTGCTGGTGGGGGCGACGGCGGCGGTTACCGCCTTCGACTTCTTCATGAACAGGCTCTACGAGCTGTTCGGCTCGCAATTGTCGCTGACGGTGGCGACGAGCTTTCTCGCCACCATAATCGTCGGCGTGCTGCTGATCCTGATCGGGTCGGTAAGGCCGTTCGCCGGGAAGGAGGGCGCGCCGCCGCGTCCCTGGCCGATCTCTTTTCGGGTGGCGATATATGGGTTTGCGGCGGCCACGATCATCGCGGCGCTGTTCGGCTACATCGGCTTTTCGAGGTTCCTGTCGCAGCAGGTCGTCGTCACCGGGGCCATCCTGACGACCATGTATATCGGTTTCCTGGCCGGGGGCGCCATGGCAGGCGACGGGATCTTCGCCGGATCGGCGGTGGGGCGGCTGTTGTCCCGGCGCTTCAGCCTGGACAGCACGACACTCGATCAGCTCGGGCTGGTGGCGGGACTGGCCACGAACGTGGCGGTGGTGCTGGTCGGAGCGCCGCTGATCCTTTTTCAGTGGGGCTTCCACTGGGCCGAATTGACCGCCTGGACCTACGGCATCGCAAACAGGGTCAGCATCGGCAACATCTCCTTTTCCCTCGTCGGCATCCTGACCGGGCTTCTGGTGTTCATCGTCGGCTATTTCGTCGCGCGCTGGTTCCAGGGCTGGCTTGACGGTCGGGTGATGGCGCGCAGCCGGCTCGACACGGGCGTGCGCAATTCGGTGCGCACCGCGGTGGGCTATGCCGGCGTGGTGGTTGCGGCCCTGTTCGGCGTTGCCACGGCGGGCATCGACCTGTCGAGCCTGGCGCTGGTGGCCAGCGCGCTGTCCGTGGGCATCGGCTTCGGCCTGCGCAACATCCTGGAGAATTTCGTTTCCGGCCTTATCCTGCTGGTCGAGCGGCCGTTCAAGGCGGGCGACTGGATCGTGGCGGGCACGGTGTCGGGAACGGTCAAGAAGATTTCCGTGCGGGCGACGGAGATCGAGACCTTCCAGCGCCAGACGGTGATCCTGCCGAACTCGGAGCTCATCAACGCGGCGGTGGGCAACTGGACCCACAAGAACAGCCTTGGCCGCGTGGAGATACCTGTCGGCGTGGCCTACGGGACCGATGTGAAGAAGGTGCATGCGATCCTCCTGGAGATCGCCCAGAACAATCGGCTCGTCCTCAAAAACCCCGAGCCCTTCGTGTTGTTTGCCGGGTTCGGCGATTCTTCGCTGGATTTCGAGATCCGCGTCTACCTCGCTGACATCCTGGCGCAGCTCGAAGTGCAGAACGAAATCCGCTTTGCCATCGTCGAGGCCTTCGAAAGGGAAGGCATCGAGATTCCCTTCCCGCAGCGCGATATCCATGTCCGCTCCGGCCCGGTCCCGTCTGGAGCCGGGGCGTCCGGATCGGACGGCAAAGAGATCGAAAACGAGGAAGCGCAGGCGCAAAACGAGTGA
- a CDS encoding EF-hand domain-containing protein — MMRKAILAALALSFAAGTAAVAQNRDDAGKPETAMKRDGGTGGMFRHLDADGDGKLSSDEFGSMRMGRLQDADADADGKLTEAEIVDFLIQRDYERKARRAAQMLDVDGDGEVTIAEIEGRQAKRFALLDRNDDGVLDQEELRRARAEMHGMMGPRFKGRGGRDHHGWRGGDEGLRHGGKLERSSFGAQMPAAMGEPAGEQAE, encoded by the coding sequence ATGATGCGCAAAGCGATCCTTGCAGCCCTCGCCCTGTCCTTCGCCGCCGGCACCGCCGCCGTGGCGCAGAACCGCGATGATGCTGGCAAACCAGAAACCGCGATGAAGCGCGACGGGGGCACGGGGGGCATGTTCCGGCATCTCGATGCCGACGGCGACGGCAAGCTGTCATCGGACGAGTTCGGCTCGATGCGCATGGGAAGGCTGCAGGACGCCGATGCCGACGCGGACGGCAAGCTCACCGAGGCCGAGATCGTCGACTTCCTCATCCAGCGCGATTATGAGCGCAAGGCGCGCCGCGCCGCGCAGATGCTCGATGTCGATGGTGACGGCGAAGTGACCATCGCTGAGATCGAAGGCCGGCAGGCCAAGCGTTTCGCGCTGCTGGATCGCAACGATGACGGTGTGCTCGACCAGGAAGAGCTTCGCCGGGCGCGTGCCGAAATGCACGGTATGATGGGCCCGCGCTTCAAGGGGCGCGGCGGCCGCGACCACCATGGCTGGCGCGGTGGGGACGAAGGGCTGCGGCATGGCGGCAAGCTTGAGCGCAGCTCCTTTGGCGCGCAGATGCCTGCTGCGATGGGCGAGCCGGCGGGTGAGCAGGCCGAGTAA
- a CDS encoding sarcosine oxidase subunit gamma, translated as MVERESPLGPAFEPGAFPNHAGDTGIRLSEATPARIVEACAWPGKEQALRDAIARATGLRLEGTAANSAASSKDAAALCIGPGRYLVSSARQGLFETMRAEIDAETGTVTDLSHGRTCIRLEGSACEWVLSKLFAVDFHLTTFPPGTGLATAHHDIFAQIHRSGENRFEIFVFRSFARAFWAALQEAAAETGYEVR; from the coding sequence ATGGTTGAACGCGAATCCCCCCTTGGGCCGGCCTTCGAGCCGGGCGCTTTTCCCAATCATGCCGGCGATACCGGCATCCGCCTGAGCGAAGCGACGCCCGCCCGCATCGTGGAGGCCTGCGCGTGGCCCGGCAAGGAGCAGGCGCTCCGCGATGCCATCGCCAGGGCGACCGGGCTCCGCCTTGAAGGAACGGCGGCCAACAGCGCCGCTTCCAGCAAGGATGCCGCGGCTTTGTGCATCGGACCCGGCCGCTATCTCGTCAGTTCGGCCCGGCAGGGCCTGTTCGAGACGATGCGGGCCGAGATCGACGCTGAAACCGGGACCGTCACGGACCTCTCCCACGGGCGGACATGCATAAGGCTGGAAGGCAGCGCCTGCGAATGGGTGCTGTCGAAGCTCTTTGCCGTGGATTTCCACCTGACCACATTCCCGCCCGGCACCGGCCTGGCGACGGCTCACCACGACATATTCGCCCAGATTCATCGATCCGGCGAAAACCGCTTCGAGATATTCGTCTTTCGCTCCTTCGCGCGCGCCTTTTGGGCTGCCCTGCAGGAGGCGGCGGCTGAAACCGGCTATGAAGTCAGATAG
- a CDS encoding UbiA family prenyltransferase translates to MDARSERIAVPLAVDLDGTLIAADLLWESLFLLIRKRPLCLFLLPLWLMKGRAHLKCRIAERIDFDPAALPYRAELLAKLQEEKAAGRYIVLATASPRLLAEKVAAHLGVFDQVLCTDPHCNMASVTKRDALVAAFGDGGFDYAGNSKADLKVFEAARQAVVVAPDRAASVWQAAHGGELIAAPKVSMRTIAKMLRVHQWLKNALIFVPLVLAHQYGNPPVLLDATLAFIAFSAAASAIYILNDFFDLALDRRHATKRNRPLASGVLSIPFGLGAMAVLLLVAAGTAAFLPPVFAAVLALYLVTTTAYSIAVKRMLLVDVLMLAGLYTLRILAGCAATGIEVSFWLLAFSVFFFLSLALVKRYVELRSTEVPVGERLAGRGYRLEDQEIIAQAGMASAFSSALVLALYIQSDTIDALYTHPWLIWPLGPIVLYITMRIWILARRDEMHDDPIVFIIRDWRSQAVAGLGALLLFAAGL, encoded by the coding sequence ATGGACGCGCGATCCGAGCGCATTGCGGTACCGCTTGCCGTCGATCTCGACGGCACGCTGATCGCGGCCGATCTTCTTTGGGAAAGTCTGTTTCTGCTGATCCGCAAGCGGCCGCTGTGCCTGTTTCTTCTGCCATTGTGGCTGATGAAGGGGCGGGCGCATCTCAAATGCCGCATCGCCGAGCGCATCGATTTCGATCCTGCCGCACTGCCCTATCGCGCGGAATTGCTGGCAAAGCTGCAGGAAGAAAAGGCAGCGGGGCGATATATCGTGCTGGCCACCGCTTCGCCGCGCCTGCTCGCCGAGAAGGTGGCCGCTCATCTGGGCGTTTTCGACCAGGTGCTGTGCACCGACCCCCATTGCAACATGGCATCCGTCACCAAACGCGATGCGCTGGTTGCGGCCTTCGGCGATGGCGGGTTCGACTATGCCGGCAACAGCAAGGCGGATCTGAAGGTGTTCGAGGCGGCCCGCCAGGCGGTGGTCGTGGCGCCGGACCGGGCAGCCTCCGTGTGGCAGGCGGCCCATGGCGGCGAGCTGATCGCGGCGCCGAAGGTGTCGATGCGCACGATCGCGAAGATGCTTCGCGTGCATCAGTGGCTCAAGAACGCGCTGATCTTCGTGCCGCTCGTACTGGCGCATCAATATGGCAACCCACCGGTCTTGCTGGACGCGACGCTTGCCTTCATCGCCTTCAGCGCCGCGGCGTCGGCCATCTACATCCTGAACGACTTCTTCGATCTGGCGCTCGACAGGCGCCATGCCACCAAGCGCAACCGGCCTTTGGCCAGCGGCGTCCTGTCGATCCCGTTCGGGCTGGGCGCCATGGCGGTGCTGCTGCTCGTGGCTGCAGGCACAGCGGCTTTCCTGCCCCCTGTTTTTGCCGCCGTGCTGGCGCTCTATCTCGTCACGACGACCGCCTATTCGATAGCGGTCAAGCGCATGCTTCTGGTGGACGTGCTCATGCTGGCGGGCCTCTACACCCTGCGTATCCTGGCCGGCTGCGCGGCGACGGGCATAGAAGTATCGTTCTGGCTGCTGGCGTTCTCGGTGTTCTTCTTCCTCTCGCTGGCGCTGGTCAAACGCTATGTGGAGCTGCGTTCGACCGAGGTGCCCGTCGGCGAGCGCCTGGCAGGGCGCGGCTACCGGCTCGAGGATCAGGAGATCATCGCTCAGGCCGGCATGGCGTCCGCCTTTTCCTCGGCGCTGGTGCTGGCGCTCTATATCCAGAGCGACACGATCGACGCGCTCTACACTCATCCCTGGCTCATCTGGCCGCTGGGTCCGATCGTGCTCTACATCACCATGCGCATCTGGATATTGGCGCGGCGCGACGAGATGCATGACGATCCGATCGTCTTCATCATCCGCGACTGGCGCAGCCAGGCCGTGGCGGGCCTGGGCGCGCTCCTGCTTTTCGCCGCGGGCCTTTGA
- a CDS encoding sarcosine oxidase subunit delta, whose amino-acid sequence MLISCPHCGPRDLAEFTYQGDAARTRPDPASTDTAAWHAYVYERPNPAGLHREYWQHSGGCRSHLLVVRDTVSHEIVSAEFARKAREKTG is encoded by the coding sequence ATGCTGATTTCCTGCCCCCATTGCGGCCCGCGCGACCTTGCCGAGTTCACCTATCAGGGCGATGCCGCCCGAACCCGGCCGGACCCCGCCTCCACCGACACCGCCGCCTGGCACGCATATGTCTACGAACGGCCCAACCCGGCGGGACTGCATCGCGAGTACTGGCAGCATTCGGGCGGCTGCCGCTCTCATCTGCTGGTTGTCCGCGATACGGTCAGCCACGAGATCGTCTCGGCCGAATTTGCCCGAAAAGCGCGGGAGAAGACCGGATGA
- a CDS encoding nitroreductase — MRTEDVARTVDEALLTRRSVRAFLPDAVPEETVREILALAARAPSGTNMQPWKVYVTSGEAKQKLSDAILSSGIRPEKIEWDDYKYYPDKFFEPYLSRRRAVGFALYNLLGIGRREVERMRAQHDRNFLFFDAPVGMIFTIDRRLNKGSWVDHGMFLQSVMIAARSRGLHTCPQAAFAPYHRIIRPLLNIPDEEIVVCGMALGYEDKSKPENNLRSERAPLDEFVTFVR, encoded by the coding sequence TTGCGCACGGAAGACGTTGCACGGACTGTCGATGAGGCTCTCCTGACACGTCGCTCCGTCCGTGCGTTCCTGCCGGACGCAGTGCCGGAGGAAACCGTCCGGGAGATCCTGGCGCTGGCCGCGCGCGCGCCCTCCGGCACAAACATGCAGCCGTGGAAAGTCTATGTGACGAGCGGAGAGGCCAAGCAGAAGCTCTCCGATGCGATTCTTTCATCCGGCATCCGGCCCGAAAAGATCGAATGGGACGACTACAAATATTATCCGGACAAGTTTTTCGAGCCCTATCTCTCGCGGCGGCGCGCGGTCGGCTTCGCGCTCTACAATTTGCTGGGCATCGGGCGGCGCGAGGTCGAGCGCATGCGGGCGCAGCACGACAGGAATTTCCTCTTCTTCGATGCGCCCGTCGGAATGATCTTCACCATTGACCGCCGGCTCAACAAGGGCTCCTGGGTCGATCATGGCATGTTCTTGCAGTCGGTCATGATCGCCGCGCGCTCGCGGGGGCTGCACACCTGCCCGCAGGCGGCCTTCGCGCCCTATCACCGCATCATCCGCCCGCTCCTGAATATCCCGGACGAAGAGATCGTCGTTTGCGGCATGGCGCTGGGATATGAGGACAAGTCCAAGCCGGAGAACAATTTGCGCAGCGAACGCGCGCCGCTCGACGAGTTCGTGACTTTCGTCAGGTAG